In the genome of Apostichopus japonicus isolate 1M-3 chromosome 15, ASM3797524v1, whole genome shotgun sequence, one region contains:
- the LOC139981351 gene encoding uncharacterized protein, with amino-acid sequence MRQYLVMQGEGDEEGEGKVKQKQKQKEKQERRRRRRRGRRRRRRRRRRKRGEEKEEEEEEEEEEEEEKEKEKEKEKEKEKEKEKEKEKEKEKEKEKEKEKEKEKEKEKEKEKEKEKEKEKEKEKEKEKEKEKEKEKEKEKEKEKEKEKEKEKEKEKEKEKEKEKEKEKEKEKEKEKEKEKEKEKEKEKEKEKEKEKEKEKEKEKEKEKEKEKEKEKEKEKEKEEEKKKEEEKEKEKEKEKEKEKEKEEKEKEEEKEKEKETEENEKKEEDKDKDFPK; translated from the exons ATGCGACAATATTTGGTTATGCAA GGAGAGGGAGACGAAGAGGGAGAGGGAAAGGTAAAGCAGAAGCAGAAGCAGAAGGAGAAGcaggagaggaggaggagaaggagaagggggaggagaaggaggaggaggaggaggaggaggaagaggggggaggagaaggaggaggaggaggaggaggaggaggaggaggaggaggagaaggagaaggagaaggagaaggagaaggagaaggagaaggagaaggagaaggagaaggagaaggagaaggagaaggagaaggagaaggagaaggagaaggagaaggagaaggagaaggagaaggagaaggagaaggagaaggagaaggagaaggagaaggagaaggagaaggagaaggagaaggagaaggagaaggagaaggagaaggagaaggagaaggagaaggagaaggaaaaggagaaggagaaggagaaggagaaggagaaggagaaggagaaggagaaggagaaggagaaggagaaggagaaggagaaggagaaggagaaggagaaggagaaggagaaggagaaggagaaggagaaggagaaggagaaggagaaggagaaggagaaggagaaggagaaggagaaggagaaggagaaggagaaggagaaggagaaggagaaggagaaggagaaggagaaggaggaggagaagaagaaggaggaggagaaggagaaggagaaggagaaggagaaggagaaggagaaggagaaggaggagaaggagaaggaggaggagaaggagaaggagaaggagacaGAGGAAAATGAGAAGAAGGAGGAGGACAAGGACAAGGATTTTCCAAAGTAG